A stretch of Apostichopus japonicus isolate 1M-3 chromosome 9, ASM3797524v1, whole genome shotgun sequence DNA encodes these proteins:
- the LOC139973270 gene encoding uncharacterized protein — protein sequence MGYVTLFVIPVIIFASLRTCHGIRGVDTDFYRGCFWDNANDRVLSDLIFCPKSEAVNQECVNDCSLGQPYCQSNSKMTLELCRSICEAQNFRFYSLQAGRQCFCGGDFSQYDVGGQALFCDYPCTGNSTQLCGGEYRMDVYEIPVPIIGSACFHPGYVDNAANVSPIDPVFSGGSILSYGDACPEGYLQEGSSALLCQLTGGWNVSLPTCTRRCSDPPVPMFGEIRIGGPKTVYLAGDSFLYICTIDSGKAFATYYNLKCSEEGEWTGNGLNVVCPDPTITLPPSTTTRTTRSTTTVPTTTVRTTIQLTTTPPSQTTTLLTTKAATTSMATTQKTTESQSTEKITTKYETSLPVISSTAAGSTIPLSTEATPTIRVSTNGVKNTEAHTTQTTQTQNISTVSSNVTDEPPAVTSERVTDTPSTVTSSSLEVSSTNLASTRIPSTGTNTPSTVTNTPPTVTNTQPTVTNIPSALSNTPPTVTNTPPTVTNTPPTLTNTPPTLINTPPRVTNTPSIVTNTPSTVSDTPLVRSSAVMQITTNKQTTAKATEEVTTAGPVSTAAPSSLPTTQTITGKEVTNLLTTERMTHSIPPDTTRASTRSFTGITNGGTQPTISASVADTTTTNNVTGSDGTASSVHIVAMTTASSSEEPERTRLQTMIPRLTKRPDVGGIDTVKTLLPYLLAAAGLFLFVIIMTFAAAVTCGRKMPQDKTRLTHGRSNGQVNGRINGQSNGGMNGHANGHVSSADNNNFANPSYKEGGAAFDNPAFSDDLSNFSGSPARTGFASFRESTTYDTVDEKGKLSASPGSPIAIGGAPPTPPPLPPPPLPSSGPPTLPRRQERPPPAVRRLPPLGDVPRGSYTLPKPSKTSPKWEETPSRGPSTPPATLPKPVRKSSSTRKEPLASTPKGAISHSELYAAINKKPKLKRTHAVALPIQAGDLNTIDSSYLSVSGYSTLDYDEKPTASKSDTLRSNASEQFFDEDAKQLATRL from the exons ATGGGCTACGTAACTTTATTTGTAATACCAGTCATAATCTTCGCCAGCCTAAGAACGTGCCATGGAATAAGAGGTGTCGATACAG atttCTACAGAGGATGCTTTTGGGACAACGCCAACGACCGTGTGCTTTCTGACCTCATCTTCTGTCCTAAGAGTGAAGCGGTCAACCAAGAGTGCGTTAACGACTGCAGCCTAGGTCAACCCTACTGTCAAAGTAACAGTAAAATGACCCTTGAACTCTGTAGGTCCATCTGCGAGGCGCAGAATTTCCGCTTTTACTCGCTACAAGCTGGTAGACAGTGCTTTTGTGGCGGTGATTTTTCGCAGTATGATGTTGGAGGGCAGGCGCTTTTTTGTGACTATCCGTGTACTGGAAATAGTACGCAGTTATGCGGTGGCGAATACCGTATGGACGTATATGAAATACCTG TTCCAATCATAGGCTCTGCTTGCTTTCATCCCGGTTACGTTGACAACGCCGCCAATGTATCGCCTATCGATCCGGTGTTCTCCGGTGGATCCATACTCTCATACGGAGATGCTTGCCCCGAAGGATACCTCCAGGAGGGATCCAGTGCACTACTATGTCAGTTAACGGGAGGCTGGAACGTGTCTCTCCCAACATGTACCCGTCGGTGTTCAGATCCCCCGGTGCCGATGTTCGGTGAAATCCGTATCGGAGGTCCTAAAACGGTGTATTTGGCTGGAGATTCCTTCTTGTATATTTGCACCATTGATTCTGGGAAAGCCTTTGCGACATACTATAACTTGAAATGTAGTGAGGAAGGTGAATGGACAGGGAATGGTCTTAATGTCGTTTGTCCAG ATCCGACGATAACACTTCCCCcgtcaacaacaacaagaacaacaagaTCAACTACGACGGTACCGACGACTACAGTAAGAACAACAATACAACTAACGACGACGCCTCCATCACAGACGACAACTCTGCTGACTACAAAGGCTGCGACGACATCTATGGCGACTACACAAAAGACCACTGAAAGTCAATCAACTGAGAAAATAACTACGAAGTATGAAACCAGTCTGCCTGTCATATCATCAACCGCTGCCGGGTCCACAATACCTTTAAGCACAGAAG CCACGCCAACGATCCGTGTTTCTACGAACGGTGTGAAGAATACTGAAGCCCATACCACCCAAACTACTCAGACACAGAACATTTCAACCGTATCGTCGAATGTCACAGATGAACCGCCAGCGGTTACATCGGAAAGAGTCACAGATACACCGTCAACTGTCACAAGTTCTTCGCTGGAGGTCTCATCCACAAATCTTGCAAGTACCCGTATACCTTCGACGGGGACAAACACACCGTCAACAGTGACCAATACACCGCCCACAGTGACCAATACACAGCCCACTGTGACCAATATACCGTCAGCATTATCAAATACACCGCCCACAGTGACCAATACACCGCCCACAGTGACCAATACACCGCCCACATTGACCAATACACCGCCCACATTGATCAATACACCGCCCAGAGTGACAAATACACCGTCAATAGTGACCAATACACCGTCAACAGTGAGCGATACCCCTTTAGTTAGGTCGAGTGCCGTTATGCAAATTacgacaaacaaacaaacaacagcgAAAGCCACGGAGGAAGTCACTACAGCTGGACCGGTAAGTACTGCGGCACCATCGAGTCTGCCAACTACCCAGACGATAACTGGGAAGGAGGTAACAAACCTCCTCACTACTGAACGGATGACGCATTCAATACCCCCAGACACCACACGTGCATCTACAAGAAGCTTCACGGGAATAACGAATGGTGGGACACAGCCCACTATCTCTGCGTCTGTAGCAGATACAACAACAACTAATAATGTCACAGGAAGTGACGGCACAGCGTCTTCAGTGCATATCGTAGCTATGACAACAGCTTCATCTAGTGAAGAACCGGAACGAACAAGACTTCAGACGATGATCCCTAGACTGACGAAACGACCTGATGTTGGTGGTATAGATACCGTCAAAA CTCTTCTCCCTTACCTTCTGGCGGCGGCAGGTCTCTTCCTTTTCGTCATCATTATGACATTTGCAGCTGCTGTCACGTGTGGCAG AAAAATGCCGCAAGATAAGACCAGACTTACACATGGGCGTTCAAACGGTCAGGTCAATGGGAGAATTAATGGACAGTCAAATGGCGGAATGAATGGGCATGCGAATGGTCACGTCTCTTCAGCAGATAATAATAACTTTGCTAACCCTTCATATAAAGAAGGAGGCGCAGCATTTGATAACCCGGCCTTCAGCGATGATTTATCTAACTTTAGTGGTTCTCCAGCTCGCACTGGGTTTGCTTCTTTTAGAGAATCAACGACTTATGACACTGTAGATGAAAAGGGCAAACTTTCCGCCTCTCCAGGAAGTCCCATTGCTATAGGAGGTGCtccaccaacaccaccacccCTTCCTCCACCTCCTCTCCCATCATCAGGACCTCCAACATTGCCAAGGAGGCAGGAACGACCACCCCCCGCTGTCCGGAGGTTACCACCCCTTGGGGATGTACCAAGGGGGTCTTACACGCTACCTAAACCTTCAAAAACTTCTCCGAAATGGGAAGAGACACCTTCCAGGGGACCGTCGACCCCTCCAGCGACTTTACCAAAACCAGTTAGGAAATCCAGTTCCACAAGAAAGGAGCCATTAGCATCAACTCCGAAGGGAGCAATTTCACATTCTGAACTCTACGCAGCTATTAACAAGAAACCCAAACTAAAGAGGACACACGCGGTGGCATTGCCTATCCAGGCCGGTGACTTAAACACAATCGACAGCAGTTATTTATCGGTTAGCGGGTATTCGACACTGGACTATGATGAAAAACCAACTGCCTCCAAATCAGATACACTCAGATCAAACGCCAGTGAACAGTTCTTTGATGAAGATGCAAAGCAGTTGGCGACAAGACTATAG